The following are encoded in a window of Pseudomonas graminis genomic DNA:
- the potA gene encoding polyamine ABC transporter ATP-binding protein, protein MAVASGAYKKSLEGGQQPKQVLVKIDRVTKKFDETIAVDDVSLQINKGEIFALLGGSGSGKSTLLRMLAGFERPTEGRIYLDGVDITDMPPYERPINMMFQSYALFPHMTVADNIAFGLKQDKLPKAEVEARVAEMLKLVQMTQYAKRKPHQLSGGQRQRVALARSLAKKPKLLLLDEPMGALDKKLRSQMQLELVEIIERVGVTCVMVTHDQEEAMTMAERIAIMHLGWIAQIGSPIDIYETPTSRLVCEFIGNVNLFDGEVIEDMEGHALISSPELERKIYVGHGVTTSVEDKRITYALRPEKLLVTTEQPSFEHNWSRGKVHDIAYLGGHSVFYVKLPSGKLVQSFVANAERQGTRPTWDDEVFVWWEDDSGVVLRS, encoded by the coding sequence ATGGCAGTTGCCTCCGGCGCCTACAAGAAATCCCTTGAGGGTGGTCAGCAACCGAAACAGGTGCTGGTCAAAATCGATCGGGTCACGAAGAAGTTCGATGAGACGATTGCTGTGGACGACGTGTCTCTGCAGATCAACAAGGGTGAAATCTTTGCCCTGCTCGGCGGCTCCGGCTCGGGGAAATCCACCCTGCTGCGCATGCTCGCCGGCTTTGAACGACCGACCGAAGGCCGCATTTACCTCGACGGCGTCGACATCACCGACATGCCGCCGTATGAACGTCCGATCAACATGATGTTCCAGTCCTACGCGCTGTTTCCGCACATGACCGTGGCGGACAACATCGCCTTCGGCCTCAAGCAGGACAAGTTGCCAAAGGCCGAAGTCGAAGCCCGCGTGGCCGAGATGCTCAAACTGGTGCAGATGACCCAGTACGCCAAGCGCAAGCCCCATCAGTTGTCCGGCGGTCAGCGTCAGCGTGTGGCCCTGGCGCGTTCGCTGGCGAAGAAGCCGAAGCTGCTGCTGCTCGACGAACCCATGGGCGCACTGGACAAAAAACTGCGCTCGCAGATGCAGCTGGAGCTGGTGGAGATCATCGAGCGCGTCGGCGTGACCTGCGTGATGGTGACCCACGACCAGGAAGAGGCCATGACCATGGCCGAGCGCATCGCGATCATGCACCTGGGCTGGATCGCGCAGATCGGCAGCCCGATCGATATCTACGAAACGCCCACCAGCCGTCTGGTCTGTGAATTCATCGGCAACGTCAACCTGTTCGACGGTGAGGTCATCGAAGACATGGAAGGCCACGCGCTGATCAGCAGCCCTGAGCTCGAACGCAAAATCTACGTCGGCCACGGCGTCACCACGTCGGTGGAAGACAAGCGGATTACCTATGCGCTGCGTCCTGAAAAGCTGCTGGTGACCACTGAGCAGCCTTCGTTCGAACACAACTGGTCCCGGGGCAAGGTTCACGACATCGCCTATCTGGGCGGTCACTCGGTGTTCTACGTGAAGCTGCCGTCGGGCAAGCTGGTGCAGTCGTTTGTCGCCAACGCCGAACGCCAGGGCACGCGACCGACCTGGGACGACGAAGTGTTCGTCTGGTGGGAAGACGACAGCGGCGTGGTATTGCGCTCATGA
- a CDS encoding ABC transporter permease subunit: protein MKIRKIKRAFNRIKPTGRQAVIGVPFLWLFLFFALPFLIVIKISFAEADVAIPPYTEIFTYVEQKLDIVLNFANYALLTSDDLYISAYLGSLKMAFISTVLCLLIGYPMAYGISIARKEMQTVLLLLIMMPTWTAILIRVYAWMGILSNNGLLNAFLMWLGVISEPLQILNTNLAVYIGVVYSYLPFMILPLYANLVKHDQSLLEAASDLGSSTFNSFWKITVPLSKNGIIAGCMLVFIPVVGEFVIPELLGGPETLMIGKVLWQEFFNNRDWPVASSLAVVMLLILIVPIILFNRSQAKELEGKA from the coding sequence ATGAAAATCCGAAAAATTAAACGGGCTTTCAATCGAATAAAACCCACCGGGCGTCAGGCCGTTATCGGCGTACCGTTCCTGTGGCTGTTCCTGTTTTTCGCGCTGCCGTTTCTGATCGTCATCAAGATCAGCTTCGCTGAAGCCGATGTAGCGATTCCGCCGTACACCGAGATCTTCACCTACGTCGAGCAGAAGCTCGACATCGTGCTCAACTTCGCCAACTACGCGCTGCTGACCAGTGACGATCTGTACATCTCGGCGTATCTCGGCTCGTTGAAGATGGCGTTCATCAGCACTGTGCTGTGCCTGTTGATCGGCTATCCGATGGCGTATGGCATCTCCATCGCCCGCAAAGAGATGCAGACGGTGCTGTTGCTGCTGATCATGATGCCGACCTGGACCGCGATCCTGATCCGCGTCTACGCGTGGATGGGCATCCTCAGCAACAACGGCCTGCTCAACGCTTTCCTCATGTGGCTGGGCGTGATCAGCGAGCCGTTGCAGATCCTCAACACCAACCTCGCGGTGTACATCGGCGTGGTCTATTCGTATCTGCCGTTCATGATCCTGCCGCTGTACGCGAACCTGGTGAAGCACGATCAAAGTCTGCTGGAAGCCGCATCGGACCTGGGTTCGAGCACCTTCAACAGCTTCTGGAAGATCACCGTGCCGCTGTCCAAGAACGGCATCATCGCCGGCTGCATGCTGGTATTCATTCCGGTGGTGGGCGAGTTCGTCATCCCGGAACTGCTCGGCGGCCCCGAGACGCTGATGATCGGTAAAGTGCTGTGGCAGGAATTCTTCAACAACCGTGATTGGCCAGTAGCGTCGTCGCTGGCGGTGGTGATGCTGTTGATCCTCATTGTGCCGATCATTCTGTTCAACCGCAGTCAGGCCAAAGAGCTGGAGGGCAAGGCATGA
- a CDS encoding ABC transporter permease subunit encodes MRGFRFSNLMLVLGLIFIYAPMVILVIYSFNASKLVTVWGGWSVKWYVGLLDNTQLMSAVMRSLEIALYTSIAAVALGTMAAFVLTRITRFKGKTFFGGLVTAPLVMPEVITGLSLLLLFVAMAQLLGWPEERGIVTIWIAHTTFCAAYVAVVVSARLRELDMSIEEAAMDLGARPWKVFFLITIPMIAPSLAAGAMMSFALSLDDLVLASFVSGPGSTTLPMEVFSAVRLGVKPEINAIASLILLAVSIATFLVWFFSRRAENNRKRAIQQAIEEAAADGWKQPDLRRAKVVGSV; translated from the coding sequence ATGAGAGGCTTCCGATTCTCGAACCTGATGTTGGTACTGGGCCTGATCTTCATCTACGCGCCCATGGTCATTCTGGTGATCTACTCGTTCAACGCCTCCAAGCTGGTGACGGTCTGGGGCGGCTGGTCGGTGAAGTGGTACGTCGGGCTGCTCGACAATACCCAACTGATGAGCGCAGTCATGCGCTCGCTGGAAATCGCGCTTTATACGTCGATTGCGGCGGTGGCGCTGGGCACCATGGCGGCGTTCGTGCTGACGCGCATCACCCGGTTCAAGGGCAAGACCTTCTTCGGCGGTCTGGTCACCGCGCCGCTGGTGATGCCGGAAGTGATCACCGGTCTATCGCTGTTGCTGCTGTTCGTGGCGATGGCGCAGTTGCTTGGCTGGCCCGAGGAGCGCGGCATTGTCACCATCTGGATCGCTCACACGACGTTCTGTGCGGCGTATGTGGCGGTGGTGGTGTCGGCGCGTCTGCGTGAGCTGGACATGTCCATCGAAGAAGCAGCAATGGACCTCGGTGCGCGGCCGTGGAAGGTGTTCTTCCTGATCACTATTCCGATGATCGCGCCCTCGCTGGCGGCGGGGGCGATGATGTCCTTCGCACTGTCGCTGGACGACCTGGTGCTGGCGAGCTTCGTCTCCGGCCCGGGCTCGACGACCCTGCCGATGGAAGTGTTCTCGGCGGTGCGCCTGGGCGTGAAGCCTGAGATCAATGCGATAGCCAGTTTGATTTTGCTGGCGGTGTCGATTGCGACGTTCCTGGTCTGGTTCTTCAGCCGCCGCGCGGAAAACAACCGCAAACGCGCGATCCAGCAAGCCATCGAAGAAGCCGCTGCAGACGGCTGGAAACAGCCGGACCTGCGCCGTGCGAAGGTGGTCGGATCGGTTTGA
- a CDS encoding penicillin acylase family protein, with the protein MKRSLYVVVALLVLIGGAGAWYIHSKQPVRDGEPSLAGLQAPVTVRYDERGVPHISADNQDDLYRALGYVHAQDRLFQMEILRRLARGELAEVLGPKLVSTDKLFRSLRIREHADAYVARQDKNSPAWKALQAYLDGINQYQATHPKPIEFDVLGIRERPFTAQDTLSVGGYLAYSFAAAFRTEPLMTYVRDQLGPEYLKVFDVDWQPRGAVDQSPALTSSDWKGLNDLALLSQQALEKAGLPQFEGSNAWAVSGSRTQSGKPLLAGDPHIRFSVPAVWYEAQLTAPGFELYGHFQALNPFALLGHNLDFGWSLTMFQNDDLDLIAEKTNPDNPDQVWYHGAWVDMTSRTEQINVKGESPVTLTLRQSPHGPIVNDALGANGPQQPSDTPIAMWWSFLESDNPILQGFYEANRADTLEKMRSAAEKIQSPGLNIVYANAKGDIGWWAAAQLPKRPAGVNPTFILDGSSEQADKHGFYPFSDNPQEENPARGYIVSANFQPVSPTGMEIPGYYNLPERGRQLNNQLSDDKVKWSLENSKALQLGTRTDYAAQILTPLIPVLRRVVSEPEEHDLLERLAAWNGEYSVDSVGATLFNQFLFNLTDQVFHDELSDGMFTTLLSTRLIDLALPRLAADADSPWWNNRHSREPESRDNTVKVAWHAAVSHLKSLYGQNPDEWTWGKAHTLTHEHPLGKQPPLDMLFNVGPFAAPGTHEVPNNLSANIGPAPWLVTYGPSTRRLIDFADPAHALGINPVGQSGVLFDEHYADQAQRYVNGEYAPERFSERDVAGNSKEVLRLVPGR; encoded by the coding sequence ATGAAACGCAGCCTTTACGTCGTCGTCGCATTGTTGGTGCTCATCGGGGGCGCAGGCGCGTGGTACATCCACAGCAAACAGCCGGTCCGCGATGGCGAGCCAAGCCTCGCAGGTTTGCAGGCCCCGGTCACCGTGCGCTACGACGAGCGCGGCGTGCCGCATATTAGTGCCGACAACCAGGACGACTTATACCGCGCACTGGGCTACGTCCACGCCCAGGACCGCCTGTTCCAGATGGAAATCCTGCGCAGGCTGGCGCGCGGCGAGCTGGCTGAAGTGCTGGGTCCCAAGCTGGTCAGCACCGACAAGCTGTTCCGCAGCTTGCGCATCCGCGAGCATGCCGATGCCTATGTCGCCCGCCAGGACAAAAACTCGCCGGCGTGGAAGGCGCTTCAGGCGTATCTGGACGGCATCAATCAATACCAGGCGACGCATCCCAAACCGATCGAGTTCGACGTGCTGGGCATCCGCGAGCGACCGTTCACGGCGCAAGACACCCTCAGCGTCGGCGGTTACCTGGCGTACAGCTTCGCCGCGGCGTTTCGCACTGAGCCGCTGATGACCTACGTGCGAGATCAATTGGGCCCGGAATACCTGAAAGTGTTCGATGTGGACTGGCAGCCAAGAGGCGCCGTTGACCAGTCCCCTGCATTGACGAGCAGCGACTGGAAGGGCCTCAATGATCTGGCGCTGCTCAGCCAACAAGCGCTGGAGAAGGCCGGTCTGCCGCAGTTCGAGGGTAGCAATGCCTGGGCGGTGTCCGGCAGCCGCACCCAGAGTGGTAAACCGCTGCTGGCGGGTGATCCGCACATTCGTTTCTCGGTGCCAGCGGTCTGGTACGAAGCCCAGCTGACCGCGCCGGGTTTCGAGCTGTACGGGCATTTTCAGGCGCTCAATCCCTTCGCGCTGCTCGGCCATAATCTGGATTTCGGCTGGAGCCTGACCATGTTCCAGAACGATGATCTGGACCTGATCGCTGAAAAGACCAACCCCGATAATCCCGATCAAGTCTGGTACCACGGCGCCTGGGTAGACATGACGTCTCGGACCGAGCAGATCAACGTCAAGGGCGAATCTCCCGTCACGCTCACCCTGCGGCAGTCACCCCACGGCCCGATCGTGAACGACGCGCTGGGCGCCAATGGGCCGCAACAGCCGAGCGATACGCCGATTGCGATGTGGTGGTCGTTCCTGGAGTCGGACAACCCGATCCTGCAGGGCTTCTACGAAGCCAACCGCGCCGACACGCTGGAGAAGATGCGCAGCGCCGCCGAGAAGATTCAGTCGCCGGGCCTGAACATCGTCTACGCCAACGCCAAGGGCGATATAGGCTGGTGGGCGGCGGCGCAGTTGCCGAAGCGGCCTGCGGGGGTCAATCCGACGTTCATTCTCGACGGCAGCTCCGAGCAGGCTGACAAGCACGGTTTCTACCCTTTCAGCGACAACCCGCAGGAAGAAAACCCGGCGCGGGGTTATATCGTCTCGGCGAACTTCCAGCCGGTGTCGCCGACGGGGATGGAGATTCCGGGCTACTACAACCTCCCCGAACGCGGTCGCCAGTTGAATAACCAGTTGAGCGACGACAAGGTGAAATGGAGTCTGGAGAACAGCAAGGCGCTGCAGCTCGGCACGCGGACGGACTACGCCGCGCAGATTCTGACGCCGCTGATTCCGGTGCTGCGCCGGGTGGTGAGCGAACCGGAGGAGCACGATTTACTGGAGCGGTTGGCGGCGTGGAACGGTGAGTACTCCGTCGATTCGGTGGGGGCGACGCTGTTCAATCAGTTCCTGTTCAATCTGACCGATCAGGTGTTCCATGACGAGCTGAGCGACGGGATGTTCACGACGCTGCTGTCGACACGACTCATTGACTTGGCGCTGCCGCGACTGGCTGCCGACGCGGATTCGCCGTGGTGGAACAATCGCCATTCAAGAGAGCCCGAGAGCCGCGACAACACGGTGAAGGTCGCGTGGCATGCAGCGGTCTCGCATTTGAAATCGCTGTACGGGCAGAACCCGGATGAATGGACGTGGGGCAAAGCGCACACGCTGACCCACGAACATCCGCTGGGCAAACAACCGCCGCTGGACATGCTGTTCAATGTCGGACCGTTCGCTGCGCCGGGTACCCATGAGGTTCCGAACAACCTGTCAGCCAATATAGGCCCGGCCCCGTGGCTGGTCACTTACGGGCCATCGACGCGCCGCCTCATCGACTTCGCCGACCCGGCCCATGCGCTGGGGATCAACCCGGTGGGCCAGAGCGGCGTGCTGTTCGACGAGCACTACGCCGATCAGGCGCAGCGCTACGTCAACGGCGAGTACGCGCCGGAGCGGTTCAGCGAAAGAGATGTGGCGGGGAACAGCAAGGAAGTGTTGAGGCTTGTACCAGGGCGTTGA
- a CDS encoding alpha/beta hydrolase, producing the protein MSDTFDPDHLRAELLPLNASQAPSAEAQAYQRFYGLNALGPSGATSSRIGRVEVGGYEIVTQLWMPDQPVGTLVLMHGFYDHVGLYRHVIDWALGLGLAVIACDLPGHGLSSGARASITDFSEYQVVLDRLFVEVESLNLPQPWHLCGQSTGGAIVIDHLLHHGDASPAQGQTILLAPLVRPRGWALSKLSYYLLRGFVKAIDRRFSENSNAPTFLPFLLADPLQPRRLPTVWVGALAKWIERIERAPRSRRSPLIVQGESDMTVDWKHNLPVLKDKFAEPQIFMLHEARHHLVNESPELRARFFEFLTQRMG; encoded by the coding sequence ATGTCCGACACGTTCGACCCCGACCATCTGCGTGCTGAGCTGTTGCCGCTGAACGCGTCACAGGCGCCATCTGCAGAGGCCCAGGCTTATCAGCGTTTCTACGGTTTGAATGCGCTCGGCCCGAGTGGCGCGACCAGTAGCCGGATAGGACGCGTTGAAGTGGGCGGCTATGAGATCGTCACGCAGCTGTGGATGCCCGATCAACCCGTTGGCACGCTGGTGCTGATGCATGGGTTTTACGATCACGTCGGGCTGTATCGTCACGTTATCGACTGGGCGCTGGGGCTTGGACTGGCGGTGATTGCCTGCGACTTGCCGGGCCATGGATTGTCCAGCGGGGCGCGGGCGAGCATTACCGACTTTTCGGAGTACCAGGTGGTGCTGGACCGGCTTTTTGTTGAGGTCGAAAGCCTCAACCTGCCGCAGCCATGGCACCTTTGCGGGCAAAGCACTGGCGGCGCGATTGTCATCGACCACTTGCTGCACCACGGCGATGCCAGCCCGGCGCAGGGTCAGACGATCCTGCTCGCGCCGCTGGTGCGGCCGCGTGGCTGGGCCTTGTCGAAACTCAGCTATTACCTGCTGCGCGGCTTCGTCAAAGCCATCGACAGACGCTTTAGCGAAAACTCAAACGCTCCGACCTTTCTGCCTTTTCTGCTGGCGGACCCGTTGCAGCCGCGACGCCTGCCGACCGTCTGGGTGGGCGCGCTGGCCAAATGGATCGAACGCATCGAGCGCGCGCCCCGCAGCCGCCGCAGCCCGCTGATCGTTCAGGGCGAGTCGGACATGACCGTGGACTGGAAACATAACCTGCCGGTGCTCAAGGATAAGTTCGCCGAGCCGCAGATCTTCATGCTGCACGAAGCGCGGCACCATCTCGTCAATGAGTCACCCGAGCTGCGCGCGCGGTTTTTTGAGTTTCTGACGCAGCGTATGGGGTAG
- a CDS encoding DUF2059 domain-containing protein: MRRLFFLLLMFCTLPAWADGHDQLYKLAGWPEQRAHFVDALKAAQQRYRNSLPPAVFDALVSNSNQRFAPQAMDQRGEQMLRQTLQDPNPALQFFQSPLGRKIVNAELTATRPDQLAKNAQGLPHIQADDNRLLIIGHLANALPAKEAGAEVSMAIAGVAADSLSSMIPGLMGGGTTQAMLDSQRQRLMGQIGKDVNNTLLYVYRDLSDGELDEFASFAESNDGKAYYKAALAAVRAGLAVGQTVK, from the coding sequence ATGCGCCGTCTGTTTTTCCTGCTGTTGATGTTCTGCACTTTGCCCGCTTGGGCAGACGGCCACGACCAGCTCTACAAGCTCGCCGGCTGGCCGGAACAACGCGCTCATTTTGTCGATGCCTTGAAAGCCGCTCAGCAGCGTTACCGCAACAGCCTTCCGCCCGCCGTATTCGACGCTCTGGTGAGTAACAGCAATCAGCGGTTCGCGCCGCAGGCGATGGACCAGCGCGGGGAGCAAATGTTGCGCCAGACGCTGCAGGACCCGAACCCTGCGCTGCAGTTTTTCCAGTCGCCGCTGGGCCGCAAGATCGTCAACGCCGAGCTCACCGCCACGCGCCCGGACCAGCTGGCCAAAAACGCTCAAGGCCTGCCGCACATCCAGGCCGACGACAACCGACTGCTGATCATCGGCCACCTGGCCAACGCCCTCCCCGCCAAAGAAGCCGGCGCCGAGGTCAGCATGGCGATTGCTGGCGTCGCCGCCGACAGCCTGAGTTCGATGATTCCAGGCCTGATGGGCGGCGGAACGACCCAGGCCATGCTCGACAGTCAGCGCCAGCGGCTCATGGGGCAGATCGGCAAGGACGTGAACAACACGCTGCTCTACGTGTATCGCGACCTGTCGGATGGCGAGCTGGACGAGTTCGCCAGCTTCGCCGAGTCCAACGATGGCAAGGCCTATTACAAGGCAGCGCTGGCAGCTGTTCGCGCGGGATTGGCGGTCGGCCAGACTGTCAAATGA
- a CDS encoding 2OG-Fe(II) oxygenase, translating to MRAMRISPDHPLLLRIVDDLAERGWSQQNIFLPDTLTRELALECRTRAVQGELAPAAVGRGPAQEVREGIRGDHIQWLEAGQAEPCDRYLDLMESLRQALNRGLFLGLEDYESHFALYPPGAFYLKHVDRFRDDDKRMVSAVVYLNDGWLPEHGGQLRMYLKGGVEYDVQPTGGCLVVFLSGDMPHEVMPSTRERLSLTGWFRRRGNEPFEL from the coding sequence ATGCGCGCCATGCGCATATCCCCTGATCACCCGCTGCTGTTGCGAATCGTCGACGACCTGGCCGAGCGTGGCTGGTCGCAGCAGAACATCTTCCTGCCCGATACCCTGACCCGCGAGCTGGCCCTTGAATGCCGCACGCGTGCCGTTCAGGGTGAGCTCGCGCCTGCCGCAGTGGGGCGCGGGCCGGCGCAGGAGGTGCGCGAGGGTATTCGCGGCGACCACATCCAATGGCTGGAAGCGGGGCAGGCCGAACCGTGCGATCGTTACCTCGACCTGATGGAGAGCCTGCGTCAGGCGCTGAACCGGGGGCTGTTTCTGGGCCTTGAGGATTACGAAAGCCACTTCGCGCTGTATCCGCCGGGAGCCTTCTACCTCAAGCATGTGGATCGGTTTCGCGATGACGATAAACGCATGGTCTCAGCGGTCGTCTACCTCAACGACGGCTGGTTGCCAGAGCACGGCGGCCAGTTGCGGATGTACCTCAAAGGCGGCGTTGAGTATGACGTGCAGCCAACGGGCGGCTGCCTCGTGGTGTTTCTTTCGGGCGACATGCCCCACGAAGTCATGCCCTCGACCCGCGAGCGTCTGTCGCTGACCGGCTGGTTCAGGCGACGCGGGAACGAGCCGTTCGAGCTGTAG
- a CDS encoding DUF4399 domain-containing protein has protein sequence MKTLFARTALTGLLLGASLLAQAADMPRTASPAGAEVYIISPKDGATVNGAFKVQFGLKGMGVAPAGVDVPDTGHHHLLIDVKDQPDMTAPLPTTDNIRHFGKGQTETELNLTPGQHTLQLLVGDKNHVPLNPPVESQKITITVK, from the coding sequence ATGAAGACGTTATTCGCGAGAACTGCCCTGACCGGACTGCTGTTGGGGGCGAGCTTGCTGGCCCAGGCCGCTGACATGCCGCGCACTGCATCGCCTGCAGGCGCCGAGGTTTACATCATCTCGCCCAAAGACGGCGCGACCGTCAACGGCGCATTCAAGGTGCAGTTCGGCCTCAAAGGCATGGGCGTCGCCCCGGCCGGCGTTGATGTACCGGACACCGGCCATCATCACCTGCTGATCGACGTCAAGGATCAGCCCGACATGACCGCGCCGCTGCCGACCACCGACAACATCCGCCACTTCGGCAAGGGCCAGACGGAAACCGAGCTGAACCTGACGCCGGGCCAGCACACCCTGCAACTGCTGGTTGGCGACAAGAACCATGTCCCGCTGAACCCGCCGGTTGAGTCGCAGAAGATCACCATCACGGTGAAATAA
- the serA gene encoding phosphoglycerate dehydrogenase, translating to MSKTSLDKSKIKFLLLEGVHQSAVDVLKAAGYTSIEYHTKSLPEAELKEKIADAHFIGIRSRTQLTEELFDSAKKLVAVGCFCIGTNQVDLNAARERGIAVFNAPYSNTRSVAELVLAEAILLLRGIPEKNASCHRGGWIKSAANSFEIRGKKLGIIGYGSIGTQLSVLAEGLGMQVYFYDTLTKLPLGNATQVSSLNELLGMADIVTLHVPETNETQWMIGEKEIRTMKKGAILINAARGTVVKLDALADAIKDQHLIGAAIDVFPVEPRSNDDVFESPLRGLDNVILTPHIGGSTAEAQANIGLEVAEKLVKYSDNGTSVSSVNFPEVALPAHPGKHRLLHIHENIPGVLMEINKVFAENGINISGQFLQTNEKVGYVVIDVDAEYSDLAQEKLQHIKGTIRSRVLF from the coding sequence ATGAGCAAGACTTCCCTCGACAAGAGCAAGATCAAGTTCCTTCTTCTCGAAGGCGTCCACCAGTCCGCGGTCGACGTCCTCAAGGCCGCCGGTTACACCAGCATTGAGTACCACACCAAGTCTCTGCCGGAAGCCGAACTGAAGGAAAAGATTGCCGACGCTCATTTCATCGGTATTCGTTCCCGCACTCAACTGACTGAAGAACTGTTCGATAGCGCCAAGAAACTGGTCGCGGTCGGCTGCTTCTGCATCGGTACCAACCAGGTTGACCTGAACGCAGCCCGCGAACGCGGCATCGCAGTGTTCAACGCCCCTTACTCCAACACCCGTTCGGTGGCGGAGCTGGTGCTGGCGGAAGCCATCCTGCTGCTGCGCGGTATCCCGGAGAAGAACGCTTCCTGCCATCGCGGTGGCTGGATCAAGAGCGCGGCCAACTCGTTCGAAATTCGTGGCAAGAAGCTCGGCATCATCGGCTACGGCTCGATCGGCACGCAGTTGTCGGTCCTGGCTGAAGGCCTGGGCATGCAAGTGTACTTTTACGACACCCTGACCAAGTTGCCGTTGGGCAACGCCACTCAGGTGTCCAGCCTGAACGAGCTGCTGGGCATGGCTGACATCGTCACCCTGCATGTTCCGGAAACCAACGAAACCCAGTGGATGATCGGCGAGAAAGAAATTCGCACGATGAAGAAGGGCGCCATCCTGATCAACGCGGCGCGCGGCACGGTGGTCAAGCTCGACGCCCTGGCTGACGCGATCAAGGATCAGCACCTGATCGGCGCGGCCATCGACGTGTTCCCGGTCGAGCCACGTTCCAACGATGACGTGTTCGAAAGCCCGCTGCGCGGCCTGGACAACGTGATCCTGACCCCGCACATCGGCGGCTCGACCGCTGAAGCCCAGGCCAACATTGGTCTGGAAGTGGCCGAGAAGCTGGTCAAGTACAGCGATAACGGCACGTCAGTTTCTTCCGTCAACTTCCCGGAAGTGGCCTTGCCGGCCCACCCTGGCAAGCACCGTCTGCTGCACATCCACGAGAACATCCCGGGCGTGCTGATGGAGATCAACAAAGTCTTCGCTGAAAACGGCATCAACATCTCCGGTCAGTTCCTACAGACCAACGAGAAAGTCGGTTACGTGGTGATCGACGTCGACGCCGAGTATTCCGATCTGGCGCAAGAGAAACTGCAGCACATCAAAGGCACCATCCGTAGCCGCGTTTTGTTCTAA
- a CDS encoding FAD-binding oxidoreductase, protein MTHPALIDELKNLVEPGKVLTDADSLEAYGKDWTKHFAPAPTAIVFPKTTEQVQAIVRWANERKVALVPSGGRTGLSAAAVAANGEVVVSFDYMNQVLELNLTDRTAICQPGVVTKQLQNLAEENGLYYPVDFASSGSSNIGGNIGTNAGGIKVIRYGMTRNWVAGLKVVTGKGDLLELNKDLIKNATGYDMRQLFIGAEGTLGFVVEATMRLDRVPKNLTAMVLGTTDFNAIMPVLHAFQSKLDLTAFEFFSDKALAKVMARGDVPSPFETECPFYALLEFEATTEEVANHALETFEHCVEQGWVLDGVMSQSEQQLQNLWKLREYISETISHFTPYKNDISVTVSKVPAFLAEVDAIVGEHYPDFEIVWFGHIGDGNLHLNILKPENLSKDEFFAKCATVNKWVFEIVQKYNGSISAEHGVGMTKRDYLHYSRSPVEIEYMKAVKAVFDPNGIMNPGKIFAV, encoded by the coding sequence ATGACCCATCCTGCGCTGATAGATGAGCTGAAGAACCTGGTTGAGCCTGGCAAGGTCCTGACCGACGCCGATTCCCTCGAAGCCTATGGCAAGGACTGGACCAAACATTTCGCCCCGGCGCCCACCGCCATCGTGTTCCCCAAGACCACCGAACAGGTGCAGGCCATCGTCCGTTGGGCCAACGAGCGCAAGGTCGCACTGGTCCCTTCGGGCGGCCGCACTGGGTTGTCCGCCGCCGCCGTTGCCGCCAATGGTGAGGTGGTCGTCTCCTTCGATTACATGAATCAGGTGCTCGAACTTAACCTGACAGACCGCACAGCCATCTGTCAGCCAGGCGTGGTCACCAAACAGCTGCAGAATCTCGCCGAAGAAAACGGTTTGTATTACCCGGTGGACTTCGCGTCGTCAGGCTCCAGCAATATCGGCGGCAACATCGGCACCAACGCCGGCGGGATCAAAGTGATTCGCTATGGCATGACCCGCAACTGGGTCGCCGGCCTCAAGGTTGTCACCGGTAAGGGCGACCTTCTCGAACTGAACAAAGACCTCATCAAAAACGCCACCGGCTACGACATGCGTCAGCTGTTCATTGGCGCCGAAGGCACGTTGGGGTTTGTGGTTGAGGCGACCATGCGCCTGGACCGCGTGCCGAAAAACCTCACCGCGATGGTGCTCGGGACCACTGATTTCAACGCCATCATGCCGGTGCTGCATGCGTTCCAGAGCAAGCTGGACCTGACCGCCTTCGAGTTTTTCTCGGACAAGGCATTGGCCAAGGTCATGGCGCGCGGCGACGTGCCGTCCCCGTTCGAAACCGAGTGCCCGTTCTACGCGCTGCTGGAATTCGAAGCGACCACCGAAGAGGTGGCCAACCACGCGCTGGAAACCTTCGAGCACTGTGTCGAGCAAGGCTGGGTGCTGGATGGCGTGATGAGCCAGAGCGAACAGCAACTGCAGAATTTGTGGAAACTGCGCGAATACATATCGGAAACCATCTCCCACTTCACGCCGTACAAGAACGACATCTCGGTCACCGTTTCGAAAGTCCCGGCGTTTCTCGCTGAAGTGGATGCGATCGTTGGTGAGCATTACCCGGATTTCGAAATCGTCTGGTTCGGGCATATCGGCGACGGCAACCTGCACCTGAACATCCTCAAGCCGGAAAACCTGAGCAAAGACGAGTTCTTTGCCAAGTGCGCAACGGTGAACAAGTGGGTATTCGAGATCGTCCAGAAGTACAACGGCTCGATCTCTGCCGAGCACGGCGTCGGCATGACCAAGCGTGACTACCTGCATTACAGCCGCTCGCCGGTGGAAATCGAATACATGAAGGCCGTCAAAGCGGTGTTCGACCCGAACGGCATCATGAACCCTGGCAAAATCTTCGCTGTGTAA